The Longimicrobium sp. genome window below encodes:
- a CDS encoding S8 family peptidase, giving the protein MNRKLLVLAPLALAACVDTQAPMMPDAESAAPSLSAAAAQEFVPGEVIVKFRAGASAAARGAALQRMNATVRERIVTNAMRRNGDAEGLTVVHSGLGTSAAIERLSADPNVEYAEPNWIYRHNATSNDTYFTNGSLWGMYGDASSPANQYGSQAAEAWAANHTGSRTVYVGIIDEGIQFDHPDLDANIWLNPFDPADGVDNDGNGYIDDQRGWDFANGDNSIYDGGTRGSLDKHGTHVAGTIGGEGGNGTGVAGVNWSVTMISGKFLGRNGGTTTDAIKAVDYFTDLKTRHGLNIVATNNSWGGGGFSQALLDAINRGGNAGILFIAAAGNGGSDGVGDNNDAVASYPSNYACTANGSYDCVLAVASITNAGARSNFSNYGATTVDIGAPGSGIYSSLPYNTYGSYSGTSMATPHVSGAAALYASTHAGASAASIRSAILSSAVPTASLSGKTVTGGRLNVSGF; this is encoded by the coding sequence ATGAACCGCAAGTTGCTCGTGCTCGCCCCCCTCGCCCTGGCCGCCTGCGTCGACACGCAGGCGCCGATGATGCCCGACGCCGAGTCGGCGGCTCCGTCGCTGTCCGCCGCGGCCGCGCAGGAGTTCGTTCCCGGTGAAGTGATCGTCAAGTTCCGCGCGGGTGCCTCGGCCGCGGCGCGCGGGGCGGCCCTGCAGCGGATGAACGCCACGGTGCGCGAGCGGATCGTCACCAACGCCATGCGCCGCAACGGCGACGCCGAGGGGCTCACGGTGGTGCACTCCGGGCTCGGCACCTCCGCGGCGATCGAGCGCCTGAGCGCCGACCCGAACGTGGAGTACGCGGAACCGAACTGGATCTACCGCCACAACGCCACCTCCAACGACACGTACTTCACCAACGGATCGCTGTGGGGCATGTACGGCGACGCCTCGTCGCCGGCCAACCAGTACGGCAGCCAGGCCGCCGAGGCGTGGGCCGCCAACCACACCGGCTCCAGGACGGTGTACGTGGGCATCATCGACGAGGGCATCCAGTTCGACCACCCGGACCTCGACGCCAACATCTGGCTCAACCCGTTCGACCCGGCTGACGGCGTGGACAACGACGGCAACGGCTACATCGACGACCAGCGCGGCTGGGACTTCGCCAACGGCGACAACAGCATCTACGACGGCGGCACCCGCGGCTCGCTCGACAAGCACGGCACGCACGTGGCCGGCACCATCGGCGGCGAGGGCGGCAACGGCACCGGCGTGGCGGGCGTGAACTGGAGCGTCACCATGATCTCCGGCAAGTTCCTGGGCCGCAACGGCGGCACCACCACCGACGCCATCAAGGCGGTGGACTACTTCACCGACCTCAAGACGCGCCACGGCCTGAACATCGTCGCCACGAACAACTCGTGGGGCGGCGGCGGCTTCAGCCAGGCGCTGCTGGATGCCATCAACCGCGGCGGCAACGCCGGCATCCTCTTCATCGCGGCGGCCGGCAACGGCGGCAGCGACGGCGTGGGCGACAACAACGACGCGGTCGCGAGCTATCCGTCCAACTACGCCTGCACGGCCAACGGCTCGTACGACTGCGTGCTCGCGGTGGCCTCCATCACCAACGCCGGCGCCAGGTCGAACTTCTCCAACTACGGCGCCACCACGGTCGACATCGGCGCGCCGGGCTCGGGCATCTACTCGTCGCTGCCGTACAACACCTACGGCTCGTACAGCGGCACCTCGATGGCCACCCCGCACGTGAGCGGCGCCGCGGCGCTGTACGCGTCGACGCACGCGGGCGCGTCGGCGGCCAGCATCCGCAGCGCCATCCTGAGCAGCGCGGTGCCCACCGCTTCGCTCAGCGGCAAGACGGTCACCGGCGGCCGCCTGAACGTCAGCGGCTTCTGA